The Glycine soja cultivar W05 chromosome 15, ASM419377v2, whole genome shotgun sequence region CGAGAAATGGAAGATACATCGAAAGATTATTAACCCTGCTTTCCATTTAGAAAAACTGAAGGttacatatatactttaatCTATGTTTTGTTATGCAATCACTTTTTCTCGGCATGTTTTACTCCATAAGATTTCCTAGCTAACCGTTGAATCATAAGATTTTGACATGCATGCATGTGTACATTTGCTGAATAATCCTATGTACGATGTTGTCATTTGTCGCTGCCATTCCTTGTCTCTAATTGCTTGATCAAATCATCTTTGAGAATGGTTGTATTTGTTGATGGTGGAAGtttgaaaatcaatttcaaGGACTAACAAAAACTTATTCGATAACTTTTCACGCCAATtctaaatcaataaataaagtgattcttttttttagttcgTGGTACTTAAAATCACAAGATTCGggatgtgaatttttttaatttcgaaTTAGCAACTTCTTGTGCTTCAAATTGTGAAAAACCAATTTAGTCGAATTATGTAACAATCTTAATGAAAATATAAGTATTGAAATATGATTTCTAGTAACAAATTCGAAGAAACACGACAATACtacattttataataatgaaaatgaagatTTGCATGCAAAATATGTAACTTTTTATGAAAGATGTTCAATCACACcatttttgaaaatgaattcAGAGTAAGTAAAGATAGAGTTACcgaaaaaataagttatagaaagataaacaatttaaataaaaaattactttaagtaACTTTttcattagataaataatttgataTCAAGTTTTAAtactaacttattttaaaataaaaacatctaaacctaaataatataacttcaaaattaattgtatttaaaatCATACAATGCTCATTCAAAGTGTGTTTGATAACTCGTcgcatcttttaaaaaaaatcagcaaaaGAGAATTTTATTAAGACATGGTACCAACTGTACCCACATTACATCAGAAAGGAAGCATGGTATCCTAAGAGGACCCACAAGGTTAAGATATATTTATATCTATgagaatataaatattaattaacccCACAAATGCCAAACCATGTAGAAGCAGCCAGAGTGATATTCCGGTGCTAAAACAGAACCGAATTACAAACCACCTCCACAAAGCTTTCCACCCTCTACACCCAACAATATCCAATAGTCACGTTGTGACTCAGATAAAAATTCACCCACCTACATCTCTTCAAGCAGCTATTTCCATCGAAAACCCTCAAACCCACATGGCATGCATCCTTCATAATACACTGGTTTCACAAATCCTTCACTGCAAGCATCTCCTAACACCGAACTTATTAATTGCGTAAGCACGCTGCATTGTTACTACTCCACTGCACATATGAGAAGTTGAATTCTAGGGTCAATGATAGAAGCCACGACCAGGAATGAAATTTAATGTCCTCAAATAATGAACACCACAACATAGAATCATTATTAAAGATCTAGCTATTGCTTTTTTCCATACACAAAAGATGTTTGTGCACCAAATGACTCCCTACATCTGTTGCTCCACATAAGACCTACCAAAACTCGAGAAAGACCAAAAATGAATGTCCAGTGATCCAGGCATTACAATTGCAAAATCTTGAGAGATCCATAGTTGACAAACATTCCAAACCTTACTAACCACATCACACTACAATAAAAGGTTAAGCAATGATTCTAATAGAAGGGGCAAATTAATTTCGGATCCTCGCTGATAATATTTCTTCTCAAATTGTCTCCAGTGGGAAGTCTATCCCGTAAGGCACACCACACTAAAAAAGCATATTTTGCTGGAATCTTTAGGTGCCATATCTTGTATAGAGTGTCGTTCAAAGGCCCAGGATCTGCCACATGGAAACAGGACATATATGTTGACTTTGTAGTATAGGATCCCGAAATTCCATCAAGCCATAGCCACAAATTCAAAACCAAATTTTGTACCTACACGTTAGTCAATCTGATGATTATCCTCCCTAAGACCATGCCACCCATCATACTTTGAAATTAGCACCTCACTCCACACCTCACTTTGATTATGAAAAAGATTCCACCTCTATtttccccccaaaaaaaaaagcttcattGAGCACCCTAATATCTTTGACTCCTAACCCTCCCAACTTCTTGGTTTTGCAAATGTCCTCCCATTTCACCCAAGCAATTTTGTTATTCACATCATCACCACCCCATAAGATCCTCCTTTGAATCCCCACAAGTTTAGAACAGACTTcctttggaattttaaaaaaagaaaggaagaaaagaggtAAGGAGGATAAGACCAAGTTTATCAAACACACCCAACCCACAAAATATATGTGCTTATGCTTCCAAAGAGCCAATCTCTTTTCAAATTTACGAATAATCGGATGCCACATCTCCACCTTCCTAGGGTTAGCACCAATAGGAAGACCTTGATAACTAAATTGTAGAGTGAGAATTTTACAATTCAACATGCTAGCATACTTTTCCACTGTAGTTTTGTCCTCCTCGATGGCCCCAAAACTACTCTTATAAAAGTTCACCCTTAGACTAGATACTAGCTCAAACAATCTAAGAGTGACTTTAATAGTGAAGACATTTTTCACATTCATATCTCCAACAAATATTGTATTATCAACATATTATAACATTCTAATTTCACAATCATTATTTCCCACCATGTATCCCCTAAACAAACCATTTCTTTTAGCTTATCTCATTAAACCGCTTAATCCCTCCGCCACaaccaagaagaggaaagagcCCAAGGATTCAGCCCCTTGAGAGCCCTCTAAGGCATTTGAATTCATGAGTTGGACTCCCGTTTACCAAGACCGAGGCCCAAGAGAACCCAAGGCACCCCCTAATCCACTCGATCCAAGTTGCATGGAATCTTAATCTATGTAACATATAGAGAAGGAATTCCCAAGATACCAAATAATATATCTTTTTGAAGTCAACTATGAAAAGTAgacatttcttctttttcctttttacatCATCTGCCACCTCATTGGCCACCAATCTCATTATGTAAGAGTTGTCTCCCACCAAGGAAGGCACTTTGCCTATGACCAATAACATCCCCCAAGACCCTCTTCATCCTATTAGCTAATAATTTAGCCAGAATTTTGTACAAATATCCCACGAGGGAAATAGGTCTAAAGTCCCCTAAAATTTGTGGATTGTCACATTTTTCAATCaaagagataaataaaaaaagaattggtACCTCTATGAAGCACTCCATGCCTATGGAATTCCTTTAAGAATCTCAAAACATCTTATTTCAATAACTCCCAAAAACACTTTGATAAATAGAAAAGTAAAGTCATCCAGACCAAGGCTCTTGGAATTACCACACTCCCAAATAGCATCATTCACTTTCTcttcattaaattttgtaatgagCATGAGATTAGCTTCACTAGATAAGTATTTGAACTCCACTCCATCGAGTTTTGGCTGCTCAACCAACTCTTCAACAAACCTTTTTTTAAAGTATGTATTTATTTCATTCTCGACCAAATTGGGTTCCTCCTCCAAAACGCCTTCCATAAACAAGTTTTTAACCGAATTTTTCTTTCGCTTTCAATTAATGATGGAACAAAATAACTTGGAATTAAAATATCCTTCTTTAATCCATCACACCCTTGACTTTTGGCATAACAAAGATTCGTTGAGCTCAGCTACCCTCCAATAATCTTCTTGGAGTTGTAATCTTTTCTTGCAATCCTTTTCACAAAGTTCACCTTGTTGTTCTTCAATAATATCCAACTCATTAAAGtctttctctattttctttattttgacgTTTAACAAACCAAACTCCTTCACATTCCATTTCTTCAAAGCCTCCTTAACAccttttagcttttttttaagGACGAAAGCATCCCACCCCTCCATCTTGATATTTCTCCACACCTCTTTCAACATCCCATGGAAACTCCTATCTTGGAACCAACAATTGAGAACCCTAAAAGGTTTAGGGCCCCGATCCATAAGACTATTTCTCATCATGATCGGATAATGATATGAAATGTTTCTATTCAATACATATTGTGTGCTTCCATGCCAAGCATTCAACCACTCCCTTAATATCAAGACCATGTCAGTTCTACTTTTAGCCTAGCCATTAGGTCTATACCAAGTTAAGCTTCTCCCCACTAAGGGGATATCAATAAGCTCCAAATCTTGAGTACCTTGAGTACCACTTCTTTCACCCACCCTTTTCACATTTATGTCTTATACAATTAAAATCACCTATAACACACCACCTAGAGTTGTTGGATGATGCTTTACACATTTTCAACTCATTCCACAACCTTTATTTTCCTTCCATATCACATGGCAAATAGACATTTACCAATGTGAATTCTCTAGTCCATCAAGCCACACCCCCTCCAAGCCAATAAATCCATGTCCTCTAAAAACATTATTCATATGAAATGTATCCTTATTCCATACACAAAGAAGTCCTCCGGTTGAGTTAATGGAAGGATTCATCTCCCACCAAAACTCAATATCACCCcacaaagcaaagcataattCTTTACTAatcactttcttttttgtttcttgtagAAATAATAACTTTACCTTTTCCCTACTTATTAATTGTCAtacacattttattttcaacCGCCCCCAAGACCCCTTATATTAAATGTCATTATCTTCATAGACACTTTTCATGAAATCCCTCATACCATCTCCATAGTATTCTTTTTCAGCTTACTATCCCACTGCTCCATCACTGTTAGTTTATCTACCAACTTCTCACGTTTCTCCGACAAGGTAACTCCCATAGTCTCTCCCACATCTTATATTCTGGACATCTTTTCCTTATCATTCTTTGCCCCAAAAGAGTTGTTACAATTCCTGATGTTATAGTCAGGAATGAAATTATTGAACAAGAAGTTTTCATGTTTATCttacctttttcttcttttaatactAGACACCTACCCATTTTGGCCACTTGAAGTTGAGGTTCCACATGAGTCTTGAGAAAGATCGATTCATGGTTGGCCTCTAATAACTCCCACTGTATCATCACCTTTAGCGCAACCCTTTTGTAAATCATCTTCCTCGTCATCTGGCTCATCCTTATTCTTAGAAAAGCCACTTGCTTTGCACACCTCATCTTTTATAAAATCCCTACCCCTTTCAGACTCAACCTCAGAGACAATAAAGAGGACTACCCTTAGATAAAACTTGAAACTTATTCTAATTGCAAGAGGAACTTTTTTCCAGATAATTTTGTTTAGCCATCCTTCCACCCCCTAACATGGACCCAAATCTATTGTCCAGGCCCAGTTGTTTGGTATTTCCCTTTCATCACCTTTACATTGTTTTTTGCCACTCAGTCTTCCTCGAGCCTTGTGTTCACCTGCTTCTTGGCACCTAAATTCCCCAACTCGCATATTGTCATATAGATTTTCACCTCAAACTTCTCCCCTTTACTATTTTCATGAAAGATCACCACGTCCTCATGGCACCCTTTGTTGTCTAAAAAACTATGATCTGTCAAGCTCAATGTTTTTCCGGACATTAGTTGACCCTCTAAGCAACATAGGTGTACTACCCTCACGCCCCTGGCTAAACTCCTTTCCTTTTTCCATTGTCATTTCCTCTGACGAAGTTTTTCGACCATGGTATCGGCCCATGGTATCCTGTTCATCCTCTTTTCTCCCTTTTATCACCTCTTCTAAGTCTTCTACAGAGCACTCAGACATGATAAAGCCAACATCTCATCCCACCTTGCTACCAAAGGAAGAGTCATCACTAACATTCTCTCTACCCATATTGCAATGACACAACTATAATCGATTTGCATAAATGTACATCCTCACCAAGCAAACTACCCCATTAATCTTCACTCTCATCTTTGTTCTCATTTATTAAGGTGATGACATAAACACCAAAATGCATGCTAAATCTACCTGAGACAAGGTTCATGTCTGCTCTGCCATATCCACATATTTACCAAACTTAGAACCAACTTAGAAAAACATTCCTCCCCCAGGCACTGATAGGAACTCCAACGCATACGATCCACACAAGTTTATTTGTAGAAACAATATTGTCATATAATTTTTGAATAGATTTGAATATGGATTGGCAATTATCCCTTTCCTGTGCACATAGCTCATACATCCTCTCCTCAGATAAGCCTGAGATTAACACCAAATCACCCCTCATGTATCTAAACTTGACTTCTTCCCACCCATCCATAAGATACATATCATCAATTAGGTCAAACATTTTTAGGCCTGTAAGAACACCTACCTAGCATTGATCCAACCAACTTCTATCTTCAACCTTCACATTAATCACTAACCCTTTCCAATCTTCAACCTCAGCGTCTTGTTCAATAGTGTTCTTCACTTTTCCACACACTTTTAGTTCCATTCATTTTGTCCGTGATATTTTTGAAGTCGATATTGTCATGCTTATGTTGTTGGGCATCGATTGGTGCAACAAAATGGGGTGTTTGTTTTTGGGTAACCAAACAAGGCTTAGAGCCCTGTACATGCTTGTAGCTAGCTTATGTTCTATATTTGTTGTGGGATAGCACTTGTTTGTTGAACCTTGGAAGGTTCACATGCATTTTTTGCCTCCCAATGCATATCTTGTACAATTGTTGTTCAAGTGCTCTCTTGTTCTGCACACCCCAAAGCAAACAAATCCATAGCATCTTCCCCATCTGTCTCtttgatcaataaaaaaaaatacttccttTACTAGTTTGTATCTCTTGAATATAACCTAGAATTGTTTTTGTCCAAAATTATCTAGGAAGTTAGTGAAGAAGAAGGACATGATATCTTTCTCAGCATACCTCTAATGTTTCACTGCTTCTCAACCTTCGTCTAGCTCCTTCTTCCCTATAtcctcttctttctccttctcacaCAACCCTTTTTGTGCCACTGGATCCTCCTCATCATCCCTCTCTCTATATTTCTCCCTCTCACACTCTCCATGTTTCTCCTCCTTGCTATATTTCCCTCTCACACTCATTGTGTTTCTACCTCTTTGCCATGGAACAGAGAAAGACTTAACCAAGTGCTTGCATGTATTAACTCATCACATCTAACTTGATCTGCTTGAGAGTAGCTTCCGCATATTCTCATCATTTTTTGATGTGGTTTTTAATGTTAATGCATATATAGGATGTGAAAGCAAACAACACCCCAACAAACaataatctttttcttttcctaaaagTAATGTTTCCTTATAGCTATAAAATCATAAGGTTAACCTTCAAACGTAGAGATCAGTGAAGTAGATTTTGtctcttttaataaaatcttcTCCATAGTACACTTGAGAATTAAATTCCTATCAAAATGCATAAAAGATTTAATCATCTATTAATTGTGTTAAACTTTATGTGTATCGATGGACAACAATAATgatcattaaaattaatatattcattactaatatcataattgaaaaaaaaaaaaaaaaaaaaaccctattcAATACCGAAGGATGACCCGCGGAACTAAACAGGCAAACGCGCTTTATAATCTTCGAAACAAGGCCAAGTGATGCATGTAACAAAAATTGCAACCCGATCCCCCGTTTCAAAGCTACCACTTTTCAGAgacacttaaaaatatttaacacttTCCCCTAACCTTCACACGATGGGTCCACACAACAATCACTCATAATCATCCCTTTCCCCATTcacacaaacaaacacaacaacgcCACACTCACCTGATCAAAGAAGCATTTCTCTCGCAGCATTTCTCACTAGTCAAAAACCCTCTGAGAGAGAGAGCTCACAACAAAGATGACCGACGAAGACAAACCCAAAGCCTTCTCCGGCCACCACCATCACCCTCCTCCACCGCAGCCACAACCCTTTCCCGCCGCCCAGTACGGCACCTTCCAAGGCGTCGCCAACTACCCTCCTCCGCCGCAGCCGCACCCCGCCATCGGCTTCCCTCACCCCGTTCCGCCGCCAGGCGCCGCCGACTCCTCCGCCCCTCCTCCGCCGTACTACCCGGGGTACCAAGCCGTTCCCGGTATGGCTCTTCCCTTCTGagttctcttcattttttttaatgaaatttttggttaatttaatttaaattatgggTTTGATTTGAACTTGGAAATGAAAGGTGCGAAATTTCGTGTCTAGGATGATGTTTTGTGTGATGGGTTGGATCAAAGATTGGAACTTTCGAGATGGGTTTGGCTTTGTTGAGTTCTGTTTGGTTTGACCTGCAATAGAGTGATAGGTCAACTGCGTGTCTGTGTGCAATTTTGGGGTTTGAGGAAAAGTTTCTGTTCTTGGGTTTACTTGATTGTTGTGAGTgagtttttttggtttgtttttcttttctcagtATGTTTGATTGATGGAGGTTGAGAATGATTGTGAGTGTGTGAGTGTGGTGATGGGAGTGATTTGGAAAATGTTGTTGGCAGTTTGATGTTGTAGAATCCAATGGATTTGGTGGCTGTTGATGGTGATTCAGGGTTTTGGATTAATCACTGGTTTGTCTGTGATTATTTATTATCCCACATCATGGTTTTAAGCTTTCTACATGTTGCCTATATATGATCAAAGTGGTGGGATTAGGTTACAGGATCATTTGGCAGGTTGATAGACTGCTTGGAGAACTAGATCTACACTGTTTGATAATTTTACAATTCTGATTGAGACTTGTATATGCTCTTTCACTAAGAGTCATGTTGGTGTTATGCAATCCATGTTTTTACATTAAAATGAAGTAATAACAAATCATGCAGCACTTGCTTGGTGAAAGCAAAGCTGGTTATATTAGGAGATGATTATGAGCAGTTggattttgtatttgagaatcTGATGGATGTTAGTTTGATAATGACATCTCTTTGTAGTGTAACGGGCTAAATTTTCCAGCCTGCAAGATTTTGATATGGTTTCCTCTGTGATATTGATTCAGGTTATGCAGTTGCTGAAGGAAGACCTGTAAGAGAACGCCACCTTGGTTGCTGTGGCCTTGGTTGTGGCTGGTGTCTGTAAGTAAATTTCCTGCATAGTGGCATATTACTTGTCAGCAATAACTTGTAGATAACTGGAAGTGAGCATTTTGACTTGCCTTTTTGTGTATGACGTTCTTATTTTGAagctatatatacatataaatacaTATACATAACATACAATCCAAAGTCAAGATATAATTCCTAGCCTGTTCTGTTGGTAAAGATTGCTAAATCCCTATAACAAGAGAAGTctctattttctatttattgtaGAGTATGCGCCATTAGTAGTCTACTAGTCTTTCTTTGGTTTATGTTAAcctcaattttttgtttttggataattgcttttattttattcttctataACCATTAACATTTTCACTGACGAAAGTTGGTTTTGCTTTTTGCTGAAaacttaaatatcaaatttgtctATTGTGCTTGAGGAAAATGCTTTCTTTAATTTCTggtgttaatttcttttattttttattttattgagttAAGATACATGCACAGATGCATCTAAAGAATATTCAaatcataaatgcattcttaTTTTGAATTGCAATGGTGAGTCTACTGAAAGTAATTTTTGAGCTGAGAAAATAGGCAATGTAATATTATGATAGTAAATTTGCTTGTTTATCACAGTTTTCTCATTATGCTTGCATTTAAGGAGTTGCTGGGCTATGAAATTTATTACAActtgagagggagagaagagagaaatggCATAGGATTTGCCATTTCGTGAGATGCTTCTCGAACATCAACTTATTTGACATGTTTTTGAACATGGTCACCTTCTAGACAAGCTGCTTTGAATTTCTAGCAGTTTGTGTGTATTGGTGTCTACaccttttctttattattgaCCACCCCTTCCCCCCTTGCCATTCAAAGGAAAATGGAAAATGGTTGAAGCCATTATTTATATCAGTGTATGATCAGGTTGTACTCgtaatttttttccttgataTTTTAAGGTATGGCGGTATGGCCAACATTTTgccttttattattatcattgtaCATCAAAATTGAAATACCGTATTCACAATGTGAGACAAGTAGGCTATTGACATGATTCTCCATgacttttctttaatttctcatGGAAATTATTTCAACAtctctttgaaaatattatatccTGCCTCGGTTAGGGTGGTTAGGGAAGTGTTTTTTTTGGGTGCTAATGAGCTTGGACCTGGTGGATCATATCAGTCTTAATCTGGTTATTCATGCATGATGGGGATGGTTCGTATATGCTTCCATTAAAATGCTGGAACCATTTACGTTGTTTCCTTTTACATTATCCAATGTTAATTCTCatatctgttattttcttttcttttcccgtGTGTTGATACGAGTCAGTTACTTTGGAATTTAATATTGGTGTGTTGATTTCCAATAATTTTTGTTGTGAAGGTTTATATTAGGCTTCTTTCTTGCTGGTATTCCATGGTACGTCGGGGCAATAATTATGCTTTGTTCCAGAGTAGACTATCGAGAGAAACCTGGATATATTGCTTGTGTAGTTGCTGTAAGTGATTCTATCCTTTCTTCGTTTCACTTGAATCCTGTTTCATTTGTTtcagttcttaatttcttatattCTTTTAGCTACCCCGTCGTTTGAATTTTGTCAGATGTTCCCAAGGGGAATTGTGTGGCGTTATAGGCTTATTGCACTAAACCTCTTGGTTTTTATCTCCACATCACCCAAGCTTTTTGTATTGTTAGTTGCATGTAGCATTGTGAAACTTAAGATGTtcttgtaaattgtaatttataattagattgaGGATTAAATTGCTTGAAGTTGTGTTTACTTGTATCATTATTCATTAATGTTACATAATGCACGAGAAGGTCACACTAGCTTTGTGAAACTTCTTTTGCAGGCTGTTCTGGGTACAATTGCGATTATTCTTGGTGTGACAAAGGGAGTAGATGATTGGTAATCTTCATGCCAAGAGTTGTAAAGTTTGCTAGACCAGTGCATGTAAAGTTAATCAGTTGCTGGAAATTATGTCTGAGTTCGGTTTATGTATTCATTGAAAACTGCTACCATGTCTAATATGTATTGTTTGATTTATTACAAGGTTGTCCTGGTcctgactatatatatatatatatatatatgatggggCAAGagtttacattaattatttttatggaaaatttTTATAGTGAGTTAACAATTATATGCTGACATTATTTGTATGGAACATTTTCAGTATAAGGTCATGTTTATGGATTGTTTTAATAAGGATCATGTTTATCTTACATGCTCCTTCTCTCGGATAGCAATATTTGGCTTCCCATAAGGACTTACTAGTACCATACTACAAGACAGCAGCTATGATTGCACCATAGGCCGTAGATTGGTAGTTTATTACCTATGGAGTAGCAATCCAAAGATTTAATAACAGTTCTTAGGATCAGATGATTGCtgagtttttggtttttaaatgtATTCTATGTTTCTTGAAAAGTTTGAATGAGCATTCTATGTTTAAATTGCAGGATAGTTTAATACCACGATTTTGTAAGTTGATCAAATGCATCATTGGTTCAGTTAATACCAAGATTGTTTCACTATTTTCTAGCCAACACTCTTAAATCGAAGGTGTGGTATCAACGCCTTTTGGTTAGATAAAGTCGAATAACTTCTCCTTAGACAACAtcttatatttaaatcttaaaatgaaaaaaagaaatgagtGTTGCgaaaaaaagtttcattttcAGTAATTTCTATATGACTCAAGTCAAACTAACCAGAATCTAAAACAACTTTAATACAGGCAGAGTCTTGGAAAGATTGAGGGTGTGGTAATCATATATAACTGTTTTTTAACTAAGATAACTTCTTAATTAAGTTTCACCTTATCTTTTGGAGTTGTAGGTGTCCCAATGATATTGTATTATTCTAAACCAATTTAATTTGATGCTTATGTTAGGAAATATGTTCTACCTAATATTTTGATGTGTTATATCTATTATTTAAtgggtaaatagtcatttttatcATTGAATGTGTAGAGTGTTGACAAACtcatttgtaaaagaaaaaaaagtacgaCAAATTTATCCATTAGTTAGTTTTCATATGTTATTCCTACTCAAAGAGCTTGCGTGACACATAGAGAcaaaaatgtcacaaaaattATTGTCAGCATGACTCTTGAATAGATTAGACCAAAATGTCAATATGTTACtattggaccaaaatgtcaataatttttttggaccaaaatgtcaataTGTTATCATTAGACTAAAATATTAGTAAGTTGTCATTAGACCAacatgtcaataattttttcattagaccaaaatgtcaataattttttttgaaccaaaatatcattatatttctattggactaatttttcAGACCCTAAATTCCgtttcatttaagggtaaaatataatttgatatttatcttcctccttttttttattgttgcaagcataacattataataaacacttaaaaaaaataagaaagcaaacataatttaaaataaatataataataagcataatattgattaataagcataattacttttaacaaaattatattttatccacAATGAAACGAATTTTGAGGTCTAACAAATTAGTCCAATGAAAACGTACTAACATCttggtaaaaagaaagaaagttattGACATTTTGGTCTAATGGGAAATGACTGACATTTTAGTTCAATGataaattattgacattttggtcTAATGATAATTTAGtgacattttggtccaataTATTTAGTAGTcatgttgacaatcatttttatgacattttttgTCTCTCTATGTCACTTAGGGTCTTTCATTAACGGTAACGGACAAAGTTAACATATGGATGGATTCATCACAATTTTTCACTTTCGatgactaaaatttgaattttcatcttttgcgGACGAATTTGTCAGTATTAGAGATAAAGATCACTATTAATCcttatttaattctaaaatgttattatcactgaaataattaaattggctattcattttttattttcattttataatttatataacttCAAATGCATTAAAATATTGTGAAATTCAGAAAGACAACTATGAAGGCAAATTTACGAAAGAGGGTtccttttaaaaacaatttacgGGATGGGGTCTGTTTCAAAAGAAATAACGGAGGGGGTATGATATTTACGTGCAATCCGCCATTACTACTGGCGGCAAGCTTGTATCGCTATCGGCAGCAGCGGGACGCAGGCGGTATCGCCATTGGCATCAGCGATACACTTGTATCGCCATTGGTAGCTGCGGAACAAAAGCTGAGTCACTCTGCGTGCCGCTATTCAAGCTGGCGATACATGCTGACTAAGCATGTCGCCATTAGGACTGGCGGGACAT contains the following coding sequences:
- the LOC114385750 gene encoding 60S ribosomal protein L18a-like protein, with protein sequence MTDEDKPKAFSGHHHHPPPPQPQPFPAAQYGTFQGVANYPPPPQPHPAIGFPHPVPPPGAADSSAPPPPYYPGYQAVPGYAVAEGRPVRERHLGCCGLGCGWCLFILGFFLAGIPWYVGAIIMLCSRVDYREKPGYIACVVAAVLGTIAIILGVTKGVDDW